The following nucleotide sequence is from Firmicutes bacterium ASF500.
GTCAGAGCTGGCCTATGAGTCCATTTTGAATGGAGGGCTGGGGGTACATCCCACCTTTTTCTATGAGTCCGCCTGGAATTTTGCGGGTCTCATCATGGTCTATTTCATCGGAAAGAGGCGTAAATTTGACGGCCAGTGCTTCCTGTTTTATTTCTTCTGGTACGGCCTGGGCCGTACCTGGATCGAGGGCCTGCGCACCGACAGTCTGTACCTCTTCGGCTGGGAGCTCTTCGGCGCCCCCATCCGGGTGTCTCAGCTGCTGGCGGCGGTCACCTGCGTGACCGCCGGGGCGGTGCTGGCCTGGGCGCTGTGGCGGTGCGGAGGAAGCAAACAGGAGCTTTTTGTGGACCGGCTGGCCCGGAAGGCGGAGCGGCCGGAAGAGAAGGAGGCGTGAGCCATGGCGGCGATTGTCATGGACGGAAAATCCCTTGCGGCGAAAATCAGAGAGCAGGTGCGGCTCCAGGTGGAGCAGATGGAGCGCAAGCCGGGTATGGCTATGGTGCTGGTGGGAGAGAATCCCGCCGCCCAGGTCTACGAGGCGGGCAAACGGAAGGACTGCCAGCAGTGCGGCATCTATTATGAGACCTACCGCCTGCCCGAGGACGTGCCCCAGGGGGAGCTTTTGGATGTGATCCATTTTCTCAACGAACGGGAGGGCATCGACGGCATCCTGGTCCAGTTTCCCCTGCCCGAGCACTTGGACGACCGGGAAATTCAGCTGGCTATCCGGCCGGACAAGGATGTGGACTGCGTTCACCCCTCCAACGTGGGGGACCTGACCCTGGGGGTGGACTGCTTTTGGCCCTGCACCCCGGCGGGGGTGATGCGGCTGCTGGCGGAGTATGGCGTGGACCCGGCCTATAAGAACTGTACCATGGTGGGCCGGTCCAACATTGTGGGCAAGCCCCAGGCCATGCTGCTCCTGCGCCGGGACTGCACCGTCACCGTCTGCCACACTAAGACCCCCGACCTGGCCGCCGAGTGCCGCCGGGCGGACATCCTCATCTCCGCCGCCGGGCACCCCGGCCTGATCGCGGCGGACATGGTGAAGGAGGGGGCGGTGGTCATCGACGTGGCCGTCAACCGGGACGGCCAGGGCCGGCTGTGCGGCGACGTGGACTATGAGGCCGTCCGGGAGAAGGCGTCTTACATAACCCCCGTCCCCGGCGGCGTGGGCCCGGTCACCCGGGCGGTGCTGATGGAAAACACCCTCACCGCCGCCCTGCGCCACGGAAAATAAACGGAGACCCGCCGGGGCGTGATTCCACGGCGGGTCTGGGAGGTTATCGCGTTGAGAGAGGTTCTGCTGATCGACTGCTGTATCCGCCGGGAGAACTCCCGGACCCGCCGGCTGGCCCAGGCCTTTGTGGGCGCCCTGGACCCGGCCCGGTTTCATGTCACCGTGCTGGACCCGGAGGCGGAGGGCCTGCGCCCCCTGACCGGAGCCTTTTTCCAGGCACGGGAGGAGCTGCTCGCCCGGAGGGAGCTGGACCACCCCCGCTTCCGCTATGCCCGCCAGCTGGCCCAGGCGGACCTGGTGGTGTTCGCCGCCCCCTTCTGGGACCTGAGCTTCCCGGCGATGCTGAAGATTTACATCGAAAATGTCTGCGTGGAGGGTATCACCTTCACCTGTGACGAGGAGGGCCTGCGTGGGAGCTGTAAGGCTTCCCACATGGTTTTTCTCACCACCCGAGGGGCTGTCTACGGCGCTTCTCCCCTGGAGCAGGGCAGCCGCTATCTGGAGGCTATGTCCCAGTTCTTCGGTATCCCCGCCTACAGCTGTATCGCCGCCGAGGGGCTGGACCTGGGCGACCCAGCCGGCCCCCTGACCGAGGCCTGTGAGCGGGCCGAGGCGCTGGCACGGTCGCTTTAGAGACAAAAAAGAGGGGGCCGGAATCCGGCCCCCTCCCGCGGTCTAATGGGTAAAAACGTCGCTGAGCATCTGGGATACGTCGTCCTCGGTGGAGACCAGCTCGCTGCTGGGGCCGTCGGGAAGGGTAATCGCCGCCAGCTCCCGGTCGCCGGACAGCAGGCGCAGGGCCCGTCCGTCCAGAGAGAGGCCGTCGGCCTTGCTTTCCATGACGGTCTCCAGCGGCCCGGGCGTGGGCGGCTTGGCGGCGCTCTCGCCCGATGCCCCCGGCTGGATTACGCCGCAGTCCGCCCAGATTGTGGGCAGGACCGTCCCGGAGATGTCCGAGCCGCAGACTCCGGCAAACAGGCGCTTGCCGCTGTCGCCCGGTCTGGTGACCTCCCAGGGGATGACGCACCGGCCTGTCTCGTCCAGCAACACCGAGATGGTCTGTCCCCCAGAGCGGAAGCAGGCCGTCCGGATCAGCCCCTCCCAATCCGGGGAGAACTCAAACTGGACCCGGTAGGTGTTGGACGACCCGCTGGTGATGGGTTCCTTCTGATGGACGGTCAGAAGATTTTTATTCGCGTAAAATATGAACATTTCATTCACTCCCTTCTATGTCCTCTGACTTTGAAGGGATTGGGGAAAAAGTTGTACGTTTCCATGCACCGAGGGCCCACATTGATTACGGAGGATGATCCCATGAAAACAAGCAGGCTTCTGTCCGCCGCGCTGTCCGTTCTGACTGCCCTAGCGGTGCTGACGGGCTCCATCGCCGTCCCGCTGCTGTGCCGGAGCTTCTACTACGCCCACATCGGCCCAATGGGGCTGGAGGACTACGGCCTGAGCCGGGTGGAGATCGAGAGGGCCTACGACGAGATGATGGACTTCTGTCTGGGCCGCCGGACGGACTTTTCCGCTGGGGCGCTGGCCTTCTCCCAGTCGGGGGCGGACCACTTCGCCGATGTGCGGGGGCTGTTCCTTTTGGACCTGCGGGTACTGGCGGGGACGCTGATTCTTTTGGCGGCGGCGCTGGCCGTCTGCAAGGTGAAGGGGGTGCGGCCGCACCCATTTCTGGGCCGGGGCCCGGGCTTCTGGGCGGCGGCGGGACTGGGCGCGGTCTTTCTGACGGTAGGCGGTCTGGCGGCGCTGGACTTCGACCGGGCCTTTGTCGTCTTTCACAGCGTCTTTTTCCCGGGAAAGGACAACTGGATTTTCGACTGGCGGACCGACCCCATCATCCTCCTTCTGCCCCAGGACTTTTTCCGAAACTGCGCCGTTTTGATTCTGGCGCTTCTGCTGGCCTGGTGCGCCGCCCTGATCGGGGCCGACCTCTGGCTGGGACGCCGCCGGGAACAGATAAACAGCCGGACCCTGTGAGGTCGCTGCCGATAAAAAATAAGACAAAAAGGGATAATTTAATAGGCAGTTACCGTAAAAACAAACCTTTGTGACAAAATCAAACACGCAGGAAAAGGCACGATTTGACATTCAAAGTCAATCATGCCTTTTTCATGCTCAGAAGGAGGGCAAATTTATGCCGGACATAGTTCTATCAGACTATCTCTGCGGCGATGAAACAACACAGTTCTCATTCTTCCGTGTCCCCAGCCAGCTTGTCAGCCATCCCCTGTTTAAGTGCCTGTCCGCAGATTCCAAGCTGCTCTATGGTATGCTGCTGAACCGCATGAGCCTGTCCGCAAAAAGCGGCTGGCAGGACGATGACGGGCGAGTTTATATCTACTTCACTGTAAAGGAAGTCTGCGAAGCCATAGGCTGTGGGCGAATAAGGCTATACGGCTATTGGCGGAGCTGGACGCCAGCAAGGGCATCGGCCTGATCGAGCGCATCAAACAGGGTCAGGGAAAGCCGGACAGGATTTTTGTTAAGCGGATCACTGTTCAAGAAGATACAGAGGCACCCGGCCAAGACCTCGCTCCCATTCCATCGGCTGATTTTCCGACGTCCAGAGGTTAAAGTGTACCCTTTGTCAAGGACAAAATAAGAAATAGACACCCCAAAACTTGGACAAATATCGGAAATGGCGGAAGGCTGGATGGATTGATGGTATCTGTCACAGGATCAACGAATCGGGAATAGTTTCTTGTTTCAAAGAAAAGGCACCAAGCTCATGGGGGCCTTGAGGATCATAGGCGGCGAAGGCTTATTAAGAAGTTCAAGGGGATGGATGCCAGTAGTGACAAAGGAGAAATATTCGTTGGGAGAGAGTTTTGCCAAATCCCATTGATATCTTTCGTTGTTGTAATATGACATGTAGTCGTCAATAGCTGCCTTCACCTCGTCATAAGAGGGATCACCTGTCAAATCAATCAAATCCTTCATATGGCCGAAAAAACTCTCCTGCGGTGCGTTATCCCAGCAATTTCCTCTGCGGGACATAGAGCGGCGAAGATCATTGTTCTCAACGAGTTCAATGAATTTGCAGCTGGTATAGTGGCAGCCCTGGTCACTGTGAATCACAGTTTCCGCATTGAGTGAAACGCCATGCTCCAGCATCAAAGAATTGACCGCATCGAGTACAAAGTCAACCTCTAAAGATGGGCTGAGGGCATAGGAAAGCACCTGCTTTGTGTAGGCGTCCATGATCACACAGAGATAGAGGAATGAACCGCCCCAAGGATAGATTGGTCAATATAACTGGATTCAGTCTGATTAGATTCAATATAACTTGTGTCCGGTTTTCCGAAGTCTGCACTTCCGAAAACCGGAAGTCTTGACTTCGGTTTTTCCGAACTCTTGACTTCCGAAAATCGGAAGTCTGGGAACCTCTTGCGGCACAGGAGTTTGCGGTGGTCTTTCCCGTGTGGTGAATCTTTTGACAAAGATTTTCGTCGGGCGGCCTTGGCCTTGCTTGACACGCTCGATCAGGCCAAAGCCCTTTCCCGTATCTAATTCGGACAGCAGCTTGACCGCCTTCTCATGGCCGCAGTTCAGGTCCTTCTGTATCTCGTCCAGGGTGTAATAAATAAATACACGTCCTGCCTCGTCATACCAACCGTTTTTAGCGGACAAACCCATACGGTCAAGCAGAAGTCCATACAGTAGTTTGGAATCCGTAGATAAACTTTTGAAGCCGCTGCCAGTGACCAGCTGCCGGGGAATACGGTAAAATGAAAATTGATTGCTTTCGTCGCCGTAGTAATAGTCAAAATTTATGTTATTCATTCTTTCATTGACCTCCAGGCAATAAAAAAAGGCGCTCCTTTCGGAACGCCTTACGGAAAAGTGACTGAATGGCAACATCGGATATATCAATCTACGCAGTGGAAAAGACAAAAACCTCGTTTTGATTTTCATCAAAACGAGGTTTTTGTTGGTGGAGATAAGCGGGATCGAACCGCTGACCTCTTGAATGCCATTCAAGCGCTCTCCCAGCTGAGCTATACCCCCATCTATTTGGCTGAGCTGTTTTGTTTGTCTCGCTCAGTGCAAGGCATATTCTAGCAGAAAGCCCATCGCTTGTCAACAGTATTTTCGAAATTTTTTTGATTCGTCTATTTTGGAGCAGAAACGGATTTTTAGTGAAAAATATTTTGAGGGATATCACAAAAAATGCTCTTCCGTTTTTGGGGGACTTCTGCTATAATATCGTCCAGACCGGTCTTACCCTTCGCGGGGCCTCACAGGTGGGGTCTGGGAAAAACGCCGGTTTAGAGGAGAGAAGACATGTCAAAGCAGGATAACATCCTTATCATTGATGACAGCCCGGTTCAGGCCAAAATGCTGAAATCCATTTTGGAGGACGACTACACCATAACCCTGGCCAACACCGCCGAGGCCGGACTGGACTGCGCCCGAAACGGGAGCTTCTGTCTGGTGCTCCTGGATGTGGTCATGCCTGGAATGGACGGCTTCGGCCTTTTGAAGCGGCTCCAGGAGGAGGTCGTCACCCAGCACACGCCGGTGATCCTCATCACCAGCCTGAGCGACGTGGAGCACGAGGAGCGGGGGCTCACCCTGGGCGCGGTGGACTACATCACAAAGCCGTACCACCCCCCCATCGTCAGAGCCCGCATTCATACCCAGGTAAAGCTGTACCGCTATCAGCAGCAGATTGAGCAGCGGGCCATGCTGGACCCCATGACGGGCATCTCCAACCGCCGCAGCTATGACGCGTGCTGCCATCAGAAGTGGCAGGACGCCATCCGGCTGGGCCTGCCCCTGTCCCTCTGCATGATGGACATTGATAAATTTAAGGTGTATAATGATACCTTCGGCCACCCAGCCGGAGACAAGGTCATCTGCTCCGTGGCCCAGACGGCCCACCACTACCTCCGGCGGAGCACCGACTTCCTCGCCCGCTACGGAGGGGAGGAATTTGTCGCCATCTCCATCGGCAGTGAGACGGCGGAGGTCTTTGAACAGTTCAAGCGGCTCCGCCAGGCCGTGGAGGACCTGCATATCCCCCACAACCCGGAGGTCAGCCCCTGGGTCACGGTGAGCATTGGCGGCATCACGGTGCAGCCCAAGCAGGGCGATGTGTACGATACCTACTTAAAGGTGGCCGACGCCATGCTGTACGACGCCAAACGGCTGGGCCGCAACCGGGTGATCTGGTCCAACGGAAAATTAGAACAGCTGAAAGAGAAATAACGATGTGGAAGGGGCGATACCATGGGACTGATGGATCTATTCAGGAAATCGAGCAAACAGCAAAAGCTGGAAGAGGAACAGGAGCGGGCTAAGACTGAGGATTTGGACCTCTACCCCGGTATGCGGGTGGAGGTGACCACCGACGACGGGCGGCTGTTCCTGGCCGCTGAGCTGGTGGAGCTGCGGGGCAACATGGCCAAGCTGAAACCCTTTATCGACGGCAGCCTTCTGAGCCGGTCGGACCAGGCCATCCCGGTCACCATCCGGGGCAAGAGCAGCAAGGACAACAGCGCCGTCGTGGTGGAGGCCACCGTGCGCTGCGGCCCCAACGACATCTGGCTCGCGGAGCACCTGGAGCTGGTGAAGCGGGTGGACAACCGGGCCTCCTTCCGGATCGAGGTGGACCTGGAGGCCGAGGTGGCCCCCGCGGACCAGCCGATTGGAGACAAGGAGCCCTGCCGGGTCATCAACATCAGCACGGGCGGCGCCAAGGTCAGCATGGGCACCCGCCGCAACGTGGGCGACAAGTTCCTCATGTGGGTCAACCTGCCCCCCAACACCACCCTGTCCGGCCTGATCTGTCAGATCGTCCGCATTGACGAGCGCCGGTATGACTACTTTGAGTATGGATGCCGTTTCCTGGGACTGGACCCGGAGGACGAAAATCTTGTCCTGCGCTCCATCTTCGAGGCGCAGAATTTTCAATAAGTCAACGCCCGCCAGAGCTCTGGCGGGCGTTCCTATTGCTACAGGCTCAGCTTGGCGGAGAAGTCGGCCAAAATTGCGGAAATCTTGATCTGCTGGGGGCAGACCGCCTCACAGCTGCGGCAGGCCACACAGGCGGAGGGCTTGCGGCCGTCCTCCATCTGAGCAATCCGCATGGGAGCGATGAAGCCCCGCTCGGTAAAGGCGTGCTCGTTATACAGCTCCAGAAGCAGAGGGATGTCCAGCCCCTGGGGGCAGTGGGAGACGCAGTACCGGCAGGCGGTGCAGGGGACGCTGGTCCGCCCCGTCATGCTGTCCGCGATGGCCAGCAGGGCTTGCCGCTCCTCCTGGGACAGAGGGCGCTCCTCCGCGAAGGTGCTCAGGTTGTCCTCCACCTGCTCCATGGCGGACATGCCCGACAGCGTGACCACCGCGTCAGGGAGCGACTGGATAAACCGGAAAGCCCAGGCCGGTACTCCCTCATCGGGGCGCAGTTCAGTGAGCCGGGCGGTATACTGATCGCTGAGCTTGGCCAGCTTTCCGCCCCGGAGGGGCTCCATCACCCACACGGGGATGTTCCACTCCTTGAGCAGCTCCACCTTGGCTTTGGCGTTCTGGAACTCCCAGTCCAGCCAGTTGAGCTGGATCTGGCAGAACTCCATATCTTTGCCATAGGCCTTCAGGAAGCGCTTCATGGTGTCCAGGCCGGCGTGGGCGGAGAAGCCCAGGTGCTTGATCTGCCCCGCCCGCTTCCGGGCCATCAGGGAGTCGTAGATGTGATACTGGGGGTCCAGGTAGGCGTCGATGTTCATCTCGCAGACGTTGTGGAAGAGATAGAAGTCAAAATAGTCCACCTGACATTTTTCCAGCTGCTTGTCAAAAATCTCCTCCACCTTGTCCATGTTGGACAGGTCGTAGCCGGGGAATTTGTCCGCCAGATAGAAGCTGTCCCGGGGGTACCCCCTTAAAATGCGGCCCATGACGGTCTCGGAGGTCCCGCCGTGGTAACCCCAGGCGGTGTCGTAGTAGTTGACGCCCCCCTCCATGGCCTGGGCGATGAGCCGGGCGGCCTCCGCCTCGTTGACGTTGGCGTCCTCGCCGTCCACCGTGGGCAGGCGCATACAGCCAAAGCCCAGTGCGGAGAGCTCCACTTCCTGAAATTGCTTGCGGATCATAAAATCTTCCTTTCCATTGACGAATCTAGCTGCGGGCGCTATAATAGCGCTGTAAGTATGTGGAGATTATACAACTTAAAGTAAACTTCATGTCAAGGTCTTTTCGGGGGGATTTTTATGTTTTACACCATTGGGGAGATGGCCCAGAGGCTGAACGTGGCCCCGTCTACCCTGCGCTACTACGACAAGGAGGGACTGCTCCCCTTTGTGGAGCGGTCCAGCGGGGGCATCCGCATGTTCAAGGACGAGGACATGGAGTGGCTGCAAATGCTAGGCTGCCTGAAAAAGGCGGGGATGCCGCTGAGGGAGATCAAGTTCTTTATGGACTGGTCCCGCCAGGGGGACGCCACCATCCGCCAGCGGCTGGACCTGATTGAAAAACAGCGGCAGTCCGTGCTGGAGCAGCAGAGGCAGCTGGAGGACACCCTGCTTATGCTGGACTACAAGCGTTGGTACTACCAGACCGCCCAGGAAGCGGGCACCTGCGCCGTTCACGATTCCCTGTGTCCGGATGAGGTGCCGGAGCGGTTCCGGACGCTGATGGCGGAATGGAAAATGGAAGCATAATGTATATTGAGGAGTAATCTATGAGCGAATTATTTGAAAAATCCATGGCCACCCTGGAGCTGCCCCGGGTGCTGGAGCTGCTGTCCCAGTGCGCCGTCACCGACGAGGGCCGGGAGCGGGCCCGGGCGCTGCGGCCTATGGACGACATGGACGACGTAAAACGGGCCCAGGCGGAGACCACGGCGGCGGTGAAGCTGCTGGTCCTCCGGGGGACCCCCGGCTTCGCCGGGATTAAGCCGGTAGCCGCCAGCCTCCAGCGGGCGGACATGGGGGGCAGTCTGAACACCCGGGAGTTATTGGAGATCGCCGCCGTCCTCCGGGCGGCGCGGACGGCCTCCGACTACGGCGCGGGAGAGGAAAAGACCCCCATCTCCCACCTGTTCCGGGCGCTGACCCCCAACCGTTTCCTGGAGGACACCATCACCAACTCCATCGTGGGGGAGGACGAGCTGGCCGACTCCGCCAGTCCGGAGCTGGCCTCCATCCGGCGGCATATGCGGGCCACCGAGTCCAAGGTGCGGGACATTTTGCAAAAGCTGATCTCCTCCAACCAGTCCAAGTACTTGCAGGAGAGCATCATCACCATCCGCTCCGACCGGTACGTGGTGCCGGTGAAATCGGAGCACAAGAACGCCATCCCCGGTCTGGTTCACGACGTGTCCTCGTCGGGCTCCACCTTCTTTATCGAGCCCATGGGAGTGGTCAAGGCCAACAACGAGCTGCGGGAGCTGCTGGCGAAGGAAAAAAAGGAGATCGAGCGCATTCTGGCGGAGCTGTCCGCCCAGTGCGCCGCCCACAAGGTGGACATCGCCGAGGATTACCAGCTCCTTATCTGGCTGGACGCCATCTTTGCCCGGGCCAAGCTGTCCCTCAAGCTGGAGTGTACCGAGCCCAGGCTGTCGGACAAGCACCTCCGGCTCCGGGGGGCGCGGCACCCCCTCCTGGATGTGAAAAAGGCGGTGGCGAACGACCTGGAGCTGGGGGAGCGGTTTGACACCCTGGTGATCACCGGCCCCAATACCGGCGGCAAGACTGTCACCCTGAAAACCCTGGGGCTCATCACCCTGATGGCCCAGTGCGGCCTGCACATCCCGGCGAAGGACGACTCCACCATTCGTGTGTTCTCCCGGGTGCTGGCCGACATCGGGGACGAGCAGTCCATCGCCCAATCTCTGTCCACCTTCTCCTCCCACATGACCAACATCGTGGGCATCCTGGGCGAGGCAGACGGCGACACCCTCATCCTCTTTGACGAGCTGGGGGCGGGCACCGACCCGGTAGAGGGGGCCGCTCTGGCGGCGGCGATTATCGAGTCCGCCCGGGGCATCGGAGCCCAGGTGGCGGCCACCACCCACTACGCCGAGCTCAAAGTCTACGCCATGACCACCCCCGGGGTGGAGAACGCCTCCTGTGAGTTCAACGTGGAGACCCTGGCCCCCACCTACCGGCTGGTGCTGGGTATTCCTGGAAAATCCAACGCCTTCGCCATCTCCCGGCGGCTGGGCCTGCCCGAGTATATCATCGAAAAGGCCGCCGCCCGGCTGGACGCGGAGAATGTCCGGTTTGAGGACGTGCTCACCCGGCTGGACCAGCAGCGGCAGGAGATGGAGAAGGAGCGGGCGGAGGCCCGGCGGCTCAAGCTGGACATGGAGCGGAGCGCGGAGAAGGCCCGGGAGTACCGGGAGAAGCTGGAGGCGGAGCGGGCGAAGGTGGTGGAGAAGGCCAACGCTGAGGCCCGGGCCATCATCGAGGAGGCCAGGGCGGCCAGCGACCTGGCGATTTCTGAGCTGAAGGAGCTGAAAAAGCGGCAGGACCTGGACTGGCAGACGGTGAACGACGGACGGGCGGAGGCCCGGCGGCTCCTCAACGAGGCGGAGCGGAGCATCGGCGGGCCCGCCCCGGAGGTGGAGGCCCCGCCCCCCACCCGGCCCGCTGAGAAGGGGGACACGGTGGAGCTGGTGTCCATGGGCACGAGGGCCACGGTGCTCTCCGTCAACAAGGACGGGGTCCTCCAGCTCCAGGCGGGCATTTTGAAAATTTCCGCCAAGCAGGAGGAGGTCCGGGTGGTGGAGGGTGAGACCCAGGCCCAGAAGGACGCCCGGAAAATCATCTCCCGGGCGGAGCGCACCATCCGTACCGCCGCCGTCCCCTCCCAGGTGGATCTGCGGGGGATGATGACGGACGAGGCCCTCATCGTGCTGGAGCGCTTTTTAGACACCG
It contains:
- the folD gene encoding Bifunctional protein FolD protein; the protein is MAAIVMDGKSLAAKIREQVRLQVEQMERKPGMAMVLVGENPAAQVYEAGKRKDCQQCGIYYETYRLPEDVPQGELLDVIHFLNEREGIDGILVQFPLPEHLDDREIQLAIRPDKDVDCVHPSNVGDLTLGVDCFWPCTPAGVMRLLAEYGVDPAYKNCTMVGRSNIVGKPQAMLLLRRDCTVTVCHTKTPDLAAECRRADILISAAGHPGLIAADMVKEGAVVIDVAVNRDGQGRLCGDVDYEAVREKASYITPVPGGVGPVTRAVLMENTLTAALRHGK
- the azoR gene encoding FMN-dependent NADH-azoreductase — its product is MREVLLIDCCIRRENSRTRRLAQAFVGALDPARFHVTVLDPEAEGLRPLTGAFFQAREELLARRELDHPRFRYARQLAQADLVVFAAPFWDLSFPAMLKIYIENVCVEGITFTCDEEGLRGSCKASHMVFLTTRGAVYGASPLEQGSRYLEAMSQFFGIPAYSCIAAEGLDLGDPAGPLTEACERAEALARSL
- the pleD_1 gene encoding Response regulator PleD, with the protein product MSKQDNILIIDDSPVQAKMLKSILEDDYTITLANTAEAGLDCARNGSFCLVLLDVVMPGMDGFGLLKRLQEEVVTQHTPVILITSLSDVEHEERGLTLGAVDYITKPYHPPIVRARIHTQVKLYRYQQQIEQRAMLDPMTGISNRRSYDACCHQKWQDAIRLGLPLSLCMMDIDKFKVYNDTFGHPAGDKVICSVAQTAHHYLRRSTDFLARYGGEEFVAISIGSETAEVFEQFKRLRQAVEDLHIPHNPEVSPWVTVSIGGITVQPKQGDVYDTYLKVADAMLYDAKRLGRNRVIWSNGKLEQLKEK
- a CDS encoding putative HTH-type transcriptional regulator, with translation MFYTIGEMAQRLNVAPSTLRYYDKEGLLPFVERSSGGIRMFKDEDMEWLQMLGCLKKAGMPLREIKFFMDWSRQGDATIRQRLDLIEKQRQSVLEQQRQLEDTLLMLDYKRWYYQTAQEAGTCAVHDSLCPDEVPERFRTLMAEWKMEA
- the mutS2 gene encoding Endonuclease MutS2, with the protein product MSELFEKSMATLELPRVLELLSQCAVTDEGRERARALRPMDDMDDVKRAQAETTAAVKLLVLRGTPGFAGIKPVAASLQRADMGGSLNTRELLEIAAVLRAARTASDYGAGEEKTPISHLFRALTPNRFLEDTITNSIVGEDELADSASPELASIRRHMRATESKVRDILQKLISSNQSKYLQESIITIRSDRYVVPVKSEHKNAIPGLVHDVSSSGSTFFIEPMGVVKANNELRELLAKEKKEIERILAELSAQCAAHKVDIAEDYQLLIWLDAIFARAKLSLKLECTEPRLSDKHLRLRGARHPLLDVKKAVANDLELGERFDTLVITGPNTGGKTVTLKTLGLITLMAQCGLHIPAKDDSTIRVFSRVLADIGDEQSIAQSLSTFSSHMTNIVGILGEADGDTLILFDELGAGTDPVEGAALAAAIIESARGIGAQVAATTHYAELKVYAMTTPGVENASCEFNVETLAPTYRLVLGIPGKSNAFAISRRLGLPEYIIEKAAARLDAENVRFEDVLTRLDQQRQEMEKERAEARRLKLDMERSAEKAREYREKLEAERAKVVEKANAEARAIIEEARAASDLAISELKELKKRQDLDWQTVNDGRAEARRLLNEAERSIGGPAPEVEAPPPTRPAEKGDTVELVSMGTRATVLSVNKDGVLQLQAGILKISAKQEEVRVVEGETQAQKDARKIISRAERTIRTAAVPSQVDLRGMMTDEALIVLERFLDTAMMGKLETVTIVHGKGTGAVRAAVRTYLKRSRYVKSFRPGRYGEGEDGVTVAELK